A region from the Flexibacter flexilis DSM 6793 genome encodes:
- a CDS encoding MbnP family protein: protein MLQNTIKMRFFFSSLGLLIVFLANAQDVTKLKIIPKFKTDKLVLHKTYCIGKDSLTITNLKFYITDLQYFKNDSLVGSSSKKAYLIDAFETISQEIIESKLFDFNKIKFKLGIDSLTNVAGVLDGNLDPIHGMYWTWQSGYINFKLEGIADNCPARNHKFYWHIGGYLEPFYAMREIELNCNARNSAEIFIQIDQLFTLIDVSKIYQVMSPSEKSVQIANQFPEIFKMTQE from the coding sequence TTGCTACAAAATACCATCAAAATGAGGTTTTTCTTTTCGTCTTTAGGTTTGTTAATTGTCTTTTTGGCTAATGCTCAAGACGTTACGAAATTGAAAATAATCCCCAAATTTAAAACAGATAAATTAGTTCTTCATAAAACGTATTGCATTGGAAAAGACTCTTTAACGATTACAAATTTAAAGTTTTATATCACTGATTTGCAGTATTTTAAAAATGATTCTTTGGTCGGTAGCTCAAGCAAAAAAGCCTATTTGATTGATGCGTTCGAAACCATTTCTCAAGAAATTATTGAAAGTAAATTATTTGATTTTAATAAAATAAAATTTAAGTTGGGCATTGACAGTCTCACGAATGTAGCGGGCGTTTTGGATGGAAATTTAGACCCAATTCATGGAATGTATTGGACTTGGCAAAGTGGCTATATCAATTTTAAATTAGAAGGAATTGCCGATAATTGCCCTGCCAGAAATCATAAATTTTATTGGCATATTGGCGGATATTTAGAGCCTTTTTATGCGATGCGCGAAATAGAATTAAACTGCAATGCACGTAATTCGGCAGAAATTTTCATACAAATAGATCAATTATTTACGTTAATTGATGTTTCTAAAATTTATCAAGTGATGTCGCCGAGCGAAAAATCCGTCCAAATTGCCAATCAATTCCCCGAAATTTTTAAAATGACCCAAGAATGA
- a CDS encoding YHYH protein has translation MRKSSLLLMLMLAGFSELIAQTNPAITEWLQNTTTTGYYYMSGNSTPISHGILVNCQKVEYSANSVYVRTTGMPAYNVGPYLDGNPNQAGNQNVIYAFPLNPVQNTGTPTATAGGTIGVFVNGVSMFDFRDGVAWNTTANAYCGGPGNPPCAGGPNVTQPWMRDAVLFEKPGFDCSKGHPAGTNYHHHQSPSAFNMDLNVISTICNLYDGDGLYTISASEHSPLIGFAFDGFPVYGAFGYKNSNGTGGITRIKSGYQLRNITTRTHWADGTDVADGPAVSTTYPLGTFREDYEWAAHTGDESYLDAHNGRFCITPEYPNGTYAYFATVDTNYNSVYPYLVGPTYYGVKSGSKVTSITETTTVYNSTVSVSAPSTDNEIQIFPNPASDLIVVQIGGLNKQDLAIKLYDLQGKLIQESKLNKGQTLGYFDIQTLYSGTYLVVMSSGNSSITKKVFVQK, from the coding sequence ATGCGTAAATCTTCTTTACTACTAATGCTGATGTTGGCTGGTTTTTCGGAGCTAATCGCCCAAACCAATCCTGCTATTACAGAATGGCTACAAAATACCACTACAACGGGTTATTATTATATGTCAGGCAATTCTACGCCAATCTCACACGGAATATTGGTGAATTGTCAGAAAGTAGAATACTCCGCAAACAGTGTATATGTTCGGACTACGGGTATGCCTGCTTATAACGTCGGGCCTTATCTTGACGGAAACCCGAATCAAGCGGGAAATCAAAATGTCATTTACGCATTTCCCCTCAATCCAGTGCAGAATACAGGCACGCCTACTGCCACCGCTGGCGGAACGATTGGCGTGTTTGTGAATGGCGTTTCGATGTTTGATTTTAGAGATGGAGTAGCGTGGAACACTACGGCCAATGCGTATTGTGGAGGGCCGGGCAATCCGCCTTGTGCGGGTGGGCCGAATGTTACGCAACCTTGGATGCGCGATGCCGTATTGTTTGAAAAACCTGGTTTTGACTGTTCTAAAGGTCATCCTGCGGGCACAAACTATCATCATCATCAAAGTCCCAGTGCCTTTAATATGGATTTAAACGTTATCTCTACTATCTGTAATTTGTATGACGGCGATGGGTTATATACGATTTCGGCTTCTGAGCACTCGCCTCTCATCGGGTTTGCGTTTGATGGCTTCCCCGTATATGGTGCATTTGGCTATAAAAATAGCAATGGTACAGGCGGAATCACAAGAATTAAATCGGGTTATCAGTTAAGAAATATCACGACACGCACGCATTGGGCGGATGGCACTGACGTTGCCGATGGCCCAGCCGTGAGCACCACATATCCGCTTGGAACTTTCAGAGAAGATTACGAATGGGCAGCCCATACGGGAGACGAAAGTTATTTGGACGCGCACAACGGTAGGTTTTGTATTACACCCGAATACCCGAACGGAACGTATGCGTATTTTGCAACGGTAGATACGAATTACAACTCGGTTTATCCGTATCTCGTCGGGCCGACATACTATGGCGTGAAATCTGGTTCAAAGGTTACGTCCATTACTGAAACAACCACCGTTTACAACAGTACAGTGTCTGTTAGTGCGCCAAGCACCGACAACGAAATACAAATTTTCCCCAATCCTGCCTCTGACCTAATCGTGGTGCAAATCGGCGGCCTCAACAAACAAGATTTAGCAATCAAATTGTATGACCTGCAAGGAAAATTAATACAAGAATCGAAACTGAACAAAGGCCAAACGCTTGGTTATTTTGATATTCAAACCTTGTATTCGGGTACATATTTGGTGGTGATGTCTTCAGGCAATAGTAGCATCACCAAGAAGGTTTTTGTACAAAAATAG
- a CDS encoding NAD(P)-dependent alcohol dehydrogenase, producing the protein METQQVKAYGTTATTEPLHEIMISRRAVQAHDVEFEVLYCGICHSDLHQVKGDFGGFFAPIVPGHEIVGRVTAVGNHVKNFKVGDLAAVGCIVDSCDHCDHCHDGLEQFCDEGVTYSFNSPDKISGGHTFGGFSKKYVCNERYVLKMPPFKDLAAAAPLLCAGITVYSPLKHWGASAGKKVGVLGIGGLGHVAIKIAKAMGAEVVVFTTSPAKVEDAKRLGADEAVLSSDAEAMAKYNRKLHFIIDTVSAKHDVNTYLNLLRHDGTVVLVGLPPEPLEIHAFNVVMGRRSFAGSNIGGIAETQEMLDFCYKHNIVAESEIINIQDVNTAFERLEKGDVKYRFVIDMDSLKA; encoded by the coding sequence ATGGAAACACAACAAGTAAAAGCGTATGGCACTACGGCCACCACAGAGCCGTTGCACGAAATTATGATTAGTCGCCGCGCGGTGCAGGCGCACGATGTAGAATTTGAGGTTTTGTATTGTGGCATTTGTCACTCTGATTTGCACCAAGTGAAAGGCGATTTTGGCGGATTTTTCGCGCCAATCGTTCCCGGCCACGAGATTGTAGGTCGTGTAACGGCTGTCGGCAACCACGTGAAAAATTTCAAAGTAGGCGATTTGGCTGCGGTCGGTTGTATCGTGGACAGTTGCGACCATTGCGACCACTGTCACGACGGCCTTGAGCAGTTTTGCGACGAAGGTGTAACGTATTCTTTCAATAGCCCCGACAAAATTTCGGGCGGTCATACGTTTGGCGGTTTTTCCAAAAAATATGTGTGTAATGAAAGATATGTGCTCAAAATGCCACCGTTTAAAGATTTGGCAGCGGCAGCACCGTTGCTTTGTGCGGGTATTACGGTGTATTCGCCACTGAAACACTGGGGCGCAAGCGCAGGCAAAAAAGTAGGTGTGTTGGGCATCGGTGGTTTGGGACACGTGGCCATCAAAATCGCGAAAGCGATGGGCGCGGAAGTGGTGGTTTTCACGACTTCGCCCGCCAAAGTGGAAGATGCCAAACGTTTGGGTGCTGATGAGGCGGTGTTGTCGTCGGATGCGGAGGCAATGGCCAAATACAACCGCAAATTACATTTCATCATAGACACGGTATCCGCCAAACACGACGTGAATACTTATTTGAATCTGTTGCGCCACGACGGAACCGTAGTGTTGGTGGGTTTGCCGCCTGAGCCGCTCGAAATTCATGCGTTTAATGTGGTGATGGGCAGAAGAAGTTTTGCAGGTTCGAACATTGGCGGCATTGCCGAAACGCAAGAAATGTTGGATTTCTGCTATAAACACAACATTGTGGCGGAGAGCGAAATTATTAATATTCAGGATGTAAACACAGCTTTTGAGCGTTTGGAAAAAGGCGATGTGAAATATCGCTTCGTGATAGACATGGATTCGCTGAAGGCTTAA
- a CDS encoding Crp/Fnr family transcriptional regulator: MEALINYLLQFSNLNHQQIDLIKAKAIYKETKKDDYVLEAGKIPREIIFLTDGIMRICYFNNKGDEVTKYFFDENNFIADINNYNQNTPATEYIQAIIDCKYISFSKDAMTELSMTIIEWDNIIAKITAKALAEKVNKISPMMVEDAKERYLSFFEKFPKLANRIPLSYLASYLGITQSSLSRIRKNIRL; encoded by the coding sequence ATGGAAGCACTCATCAATTATTTGTTACAATTTAGCAACTTGAATCATCAGCAAATTGACTTAATCAAAGCCAAAGCGATATACAAGGAAACGAAGAAAGACGACTATGTTCTTGAAGCAGGAAAAATCCCACGTGAAATCATTTTTCTGACAGACGGAATTATGAGAATTTGTTATTTTAACAACAAAGGCGATGAAGTAACCAAATATTTTTTTGATGAAAATAACTTTATTGCCGATATCAATAACTATAACCAAAATACGCCTGCTACCGAATATATTCAAGCGATTATAGACTGTAAATATATCTCATTTTCAAAAGACGCCATGACCGAACTGTCAATGACTATTATTGAATGGGATAATATTATTGCGAAAATTACAGCGAAAGCGTTGGCCGAAAAAGTGAATAAAATAAGTCCGATGATGGTGGAAGATGCGAAAGAACGTTATCTTTCGTTTTTCGAGAAGTTTCCTAAGCTTGCGAATCGTATTCCTCTTTCATATTTGGCCTCATATTTGGGTATTACGCAGTCGTCGTTAAGCAGAATTAGAAAAAATATTCGGCTATAA
- a CDS encoding NAD(P)/FAD-dependent oxidoreductase produces MNGNKHFDTIIVGGSYSGLAAAMALGRALKTVLIIDSGQPCNRQTPHSHNFLTQDGQTPKQIANIVRQQVAAYNTIAFWDGLATAGRKTNKGFEIQISSGEVFSATKLIFATGIRDMMPNIKGLAECWGISVLHCPYCHGYEVRNAVTGILGNGESGFEFSKLIANWTNDLTLFTNGKSTLSTQQAAQLASHRIRVVETEIVALAHTNGQLQAIVFKDGAEQKINALYTRLPFEQHCPIPMQLGCELTEDGYLKVDAFQKTSIKSVFACGDNTTRMRTVANAVATGTATGMAVNKELTEERFS; encoded by the coding sequence ATGAACGGCAATAAACATTTTGATACAATCATTGTTGGGGGGAGTTATTCGGGACTGGCTGCCGCAATGGCATTGGGTAGAGCGTTAAAAACGGTGCTCATTATTGACAGCGGCCAGCCTTGCAACCGACAAACGCCACATTCGCATAATTTCTTGACCCAAGACGGGCAAACACCCAAACAGATAGCAAATATTGTAAGACAACAAGTAGCCGCCTACAACACCATTGCTTTTTGGGACGGATTGGCTACTGCTGGCCGTAAAACTAACAAGGGTTTTGAAATACAAATTTCATCGGGCGAAGTGTTTTCGGCTACAAAATTGATTTTCGCCACTGGCATCCGAGATATGATGCCCAATATCAAAGGCTTGGCAGAATGTTGGGGAATTTCGGTGTTACATTGTCCGTATTGCCATGGATATGAAGTACGAAACGCTGTCACTGGAATTTTGGGCAATGGCGAATCTGGCTTTGAATTTTCCAAACTCATTGCTAATTGGACTAATGATTTGACATTGTTCACCAACGGAAAATCAACGCTAAGCACCCAGCAAGCCGCACAACTGGCCAGCCATCGCATCCGAGTTGTGGAAACGGAAATTGTAGCATTAGCGCACACCAATGGGCAACTGCAAGCAATTGTATTTAAGGACGGTGCAGAACAAAAAATAAATGCACTTTATACGCGACTTCCTTTTGAGCAACATTGCCCAATTCCTATGCAGTTGGGCTGTGAACTGACCGAAGATGGTTATCTCAAAGTTGATGCTTTTCAGAAAACAAGTATAAAAAGTGTGTTTGCCTGTGGCGACAATACTACTCGTATGCGGACAGTTGCCAATGCCGTAGCGACGGGTACCGCAACAGGTATGGCTGTCAATAAAGAACTGACGGAAGAGCGTTTTTCTTGA
- a CDS encoding acyloxyacyl hydrolase: MKHLSFVRFCLLISFLCLGFVSHIQAQGVASSWRVYGHYGMIFAQNPPVKHLSVSHPFAIQADYMLPLSGKKSWHKIYRFPDVGFTALYVDMRQPKVLGRAYSVLTFIDRHLDKKRHFTYRLAIGTGFHSTHFNKETNHTNQAIGSFHTAAVQLGIMYKHRLAADWFLQYGFMFTHYSNGSSKMPNSGVNIPTLSVGLRKGERAKPTHFLPPDSLTLMPVHYGWEGQLSTHFGRKETYPVTGKKFFFYTLEAYASYRHSRRSAWQVGADVIYNKTLEEEKRLLYDSTYKNVDITRVSLLAGHELYFGRVSLMTQFCVYVYKKLPLNPFAYQRLGLKYYATPNFYLSCNLRTHFAKADGAEFGLGVALFNKKRVLE; this comes from the coding sequence ATGAAACATTTATCTTTTGTACGTTTTTGTCTGCTTATCAGTTTTTTATGTCTTGGCTTTGTATCTCATATACAGGCGCAAGGCGTAGCTTCGTCGTGGCGTGTATATGGCCATTATGGCATGATTTTCGCCCAAAATCCGCCCGTAAAACATTTGTCTGTGAGTCATCCGTTTGCTATTCAGGCCGATTATATGCTGCCGCTTTCGGGCAAAAAATCTTGGCACAAAATATACCGTTTTCCTGATGTAGGTTTTACGGCACTATACGTGGACATGCGCCAACCCAAAGTGTTGGGGCGTGCCTATTCGGTGCTTACTTTTATAGATAGGCATCTAGACAAAAAACGCCATTTCACCTACCGACTTGCCATTGGGACGGGATTCCATTCTACGCATTTTAACAAAGAAACCAATCACACCAACCAAGCGATTGGCTCTTTTCATACGGCAGCCGTGCAACTGGGCATCATGTATAAGCATCGCCTTGCGGCAGACTGGTTTTTGCAATATGGTTTTATGTTTACGCACTATTCCAACGGTTCAAGCAAAATGCCAAACAGCGGCGTTAATATTCCGACGCTCAGTGTCGGGCTGCGCAAAGGCGAAAGAGCCAAACCAACGCATTTTTTGCCGCCAGACTCTCTGACCCTGATGCCTGTGCATTATGGTTGGGAAGGGCAGTTGTCCACTCATTTTGGCCGCAAAGAAACCTATCCCGTGACGGGCAAAAAATTCTTTTTCTATACGCTCGAAGCCTACGCCTCGTATCGGCACAGCAGGCGTTCGGCTTGGCAAGTGGGCGCAGACGTTATTTATAACAAAACCCTTGAAGAAGAAAAACGCTTGCTTTACGATTCCACGTACAAAAACGTGGACATTACGCGCGTGAGCCTGTTGGCTGGGCACGAACTGTATTTTGGCCGTGTTTCGCTCATGACCCAATTCTGTGTGTATGTCTATAAAAAATTGCCTTTGAATCCGTTTGCCTATCAGCGTCTGGGCCTGAAGTATTACGCTACGCCCAACTTTTATTTGAGTTGCAACTTGCGCACGCACTTTGCCAAAGCAGATGGTGCAGAATTTGGCTTGGGTGTTGCGCTGTTTAATAAGAAAAGAGTATTAGAATAA
- a CDS encoding (R)-mandelonitrile lyase: MKQIVAFWGLVTMLYGGVAFAQTKQINKKNQMASFINKGNAAPKEWFTGTVWVNMNVTPDEGYNANIATVTFERQARTNWHSHRSGQLLFVIEGIGYYQEKGQPMRVIREGDVVKIPKNVVHWHGASHQNSMRHIAMITDVDKDKTEWFEPVSDTDYNQAQSNNGTQPNAKALANHRQLWPDYISKVQQTDPDLVAVFDNFAFDEVISHDTTDVKRRTLLIMASTIGSQALTEYRMFVNAALNVGVRPTEIKEVVYQAVPYVGVAKVIDFIAATNDIFKERNIALPLESHATTTPENRQEKGLALQKQIFGSRIDDMYKNSPKDLLHIQQYLSANCFGDYVTRSGLDIPTRELVTLAFLVALGGAEGQIKGHIQGNANVGNDRQTIINLLTQLLPYVGYPRTLNAINCLNEVLPAK, from the coding sequence ATGAAACAAATAGTAGCATTTTGGGGATTGGTAACAATGCTGTACGGTGGTGTTGCTTTTGCCCAGACCAAACAAATAAACAAAAAAAATCAAATGGCATCTTTTATCAACAAAGGAAATGCCGCCCCGAAAGAATGGTTTACGGGTACGGTGTGGGTAAACATGAACGTAACGCCCGACGAAGGTTATAATGCCAACATCGCAACGGTAACCTTCGAGCGGCAAGCCCGCACCAATTGGCATAGTCATCGAAGCGGCCAGCTTCTTTTTGTGATTGAAGGAATCGGGTACTATCAGGAAAAAGGCCAGCCTATGCGCGTAATTCGGGAAGGCGATGTGGTGAAAATCCCTAAAAATGTAGTGCATTGGCACGGAGCTTCTCACCAAAACAGTATGCGACATATTGCCATGATTACGGACGTGGACAAAGACAAAACCGAATGGTTCGAACCCGTAAGCGACACAGACTACAATCAGGCGCAAAGCAATAACGGCACGCAACCGAACGCAAAGGCTTTGGCTAATCATCGCCAATTGTGGCCAGATTATATTTCAAAAGTACAACAAACAGACCCCGATTTGGTGGCGGTGTTCGACAATTTTGCATTTGATGAAGTAATCAGCCACGATACAACGGACGTGAAGCGTCGTACTTTGCTGATTATGGCTTCTACGATTGGCAGTCAGGCTCTTACAGAATATAGAATGTTTGTGAACGCTGCGCTGAATGTAGGTGTTCGACCAACGGAAATTAAAGAAGTGGTGTATCAGGCCGTGCCTTATGTGGGCGTTGCGAAAGTGATAGATTTTATCGCCGCCACCAACGACATTTTCAAAGAAAGAAATATTGCCTTACCGCTGGAAAGCCATGCTACCACTACGCCCGAAAACCGACAGGAAAAAGGGTTGGCTTTGCAAAAACAAATCTTTGGTAGTCGCATAGACGATATGTATAAAAATTCGCCTAAAGATTTGCTACATATTCAGCAGTATTTGTCGGCTAACTGTTTCGGCGACTATGTTACGCGCAGCGGCTTGGATATTCCAACGCGCGAACTGGTAACACTTGCCTTTTTAGTGGCGTTGGGCGGTGCAGAAGGCCAAATCAAAGGACACATTCAGGGCAATGCGAATGTGGGTAACGACCGACAAACGATTATTAATCTGCTCACGCAACTGTTGCCGTATGTGGGTTATCCGCGTACGCTCAACGCCATCAATTGCCTGAACGAAGTTTTGCCCGCCAAATAA
- a CDS encoding helix-turn-helix domain-containing protein yields MEKIPVRQMAEPDFSDSFTIRDMDSLLSGKDLVQELHRHDFFLILALEKGEGEHIIDFIPYAINNYTVFFIRPGQVHQLTLKNASKGYLMQFKTDFYAPREKTAHQIFLKVSNKNYCPLNAEKFRKIFSFLTCIFREYTHKQERYQDAIKANLELLFIELVRQSQEPNRIHTQSHPYAQERLEALLQLLQQHITTTKKVTQYADMLHLTAYQLNSITKETLNKTCSDLINEHIILEAKRHLLATSNQVNQIAYELGYEDVSYFIRFFKKHTGYSPETFRQNFK; encoded by the coding sequence ATGGAAAAAATTCCCGTAAGACAAATGGCAGAACCTGATTTTTCGGATAGTTTTACTATTCGGGATATGGATTCGCTGCTTTCGGGGAAGGATTTGGTGCAGGAACTTCACCGACACGACTTCTTTTTGATTTTGGCATTGGAAAAGGGCGAGGGCGAACATATCATTGATTTTATACCCTACGCCATCAATAATTACACAGTTTTTTTTATTCGTCCCGGCCAAGTGCATCAACTAACATTAAAAAACGCTAGCAAGGGTTATTTGATGCAGTTTAAGACTGATTTTTATGCGCCTCGCGAAAAAACAGCCCACCAGATTTTTCTTAAAGTGAGTAATAAGAATTATTGCCCACTTAATGCTGAGAAGTTTAGAAAGATTTTTTCTTTTTTGACTTGTATTTTTCGGGAATATACCCACAAGCAAGAAAGGTATCAGGATGCAATCAAAGCGAATTTGGAGCTTCTTTTTATTGAACTGGTAAGGCAGAGCCAAGAACCAAACCGCATTCACACGCAAAGTCATCCATATGCCCAAGAGCGATTAGAAGCGTTGTTACAATTGTTGCAGCAGCATATTACGACCACAAAGAAAGTGACGCAATATGCTGATATGTTGCATCTTACGGCCTACCAACTCAATTCGATTACCAAAGAAACGCTGAATAAAACCTGTTCGGACCTCATTAATGAACATATTATTCTGGAAGCCAAAAGGCATCTGCTCGCCACCTCAAATCAAGTAAACCAGATTGCCTATGAGTTAGGTTACGAAGACGTATCTTACTTCATTCGTTTTTTTAAAAAGCATACGGGCTATTCCCCCGAAACCTTTAGGCAGAACTTTAAATAA
- a CDS encoding oxidoreductase: MKKTALVTGASAGIGKATAIYLAQNGYYVYGAARRLEKMQDLIPYGIKPMSLDVTNEESLKACVSQIISEVGCIDILVNSAGLGSYGALEDVPMQEARNLIDINLFGTARLIQLVLPQMRENKFGKIVNLSSVGGKVYFPMGSWYHASKHAIEGLSDCLRVEVKQFGIDVIVIEPGATKSEMIEIGAADLMRVSGNTPYQNLAKSIAKTYSSMNAVEPIVIAKLIKKGIEAKQPKARYVGGDMVRPILFMRRILSDKMFDKMILSQMK; encoded by the coding sequence ATGAAAAAGACAGCGTTAGTAACAGGAGCTTCGGCAGGCATAGGAAAGGCTACGGCAATCTATTTGGCGCAAAATGGCTACTATGTTTATGGAGCAGCACGCAGATTAGAAAAAATGCAAGATTTGATACCTTATGGTATTAAACCGATGAGTTTAGATGTTACCAATGAGGAAAGTCTGAAGGCTTGCGTCAGCCAAATCATCAGCGAGGTGGGTTGTATTGATATTTTGGTCAACAGTGCAGGTTTAGGTTCTTATGGTGCTTTGGAAGATGTGCCAATGCAGGAGGCTAGAAACCTGATAGATATTAATTTGTTTGGTACGGCTCGTCTTATTCAATTAGTACTGCCCCAAATGCGTGAAAATAAATTTGGGAAAATAGTAAATCTATCCTCTGTTGGTGGTAAAGTATATTTTCCAATGGGAAGTTGGTATCATGCAAGTAAACATGCTATTGAAGGCCTGAGCGACTGCCTTCGTGTAGAAGTAAAACAATTTGGTATTGATGTAATCGTAATTGAACCTGGTGCCACAAAATCAGAAATGATTGAAATAGGAGCTGCTGATTTAATGCGTGTTTCTGGAAATACGCCCTACCAAAACTTAGCAAAAAGCATAGCCAAAACATATTCGTCCATGAACGCCGTCGAACCAATTGTAATTGCAAAACTTATCAAAAAAGGCATTGAGGCGAAGCAACCTAAAGCAAGATATGTTGGCGGTGATATGGTCAGACCAATATTGTTTATGAGAAGAATTTTATCAGATAAAATGTTTGATAAAATGATATTAAGTCAAATGAAGTAA
- a CDS encoding short chain dehydrogenase, giving the protein MKIIIVGASGTMGTYLVNAWEQEHEIIKASAHSGDIQVDITDPESIENLFQQVGAFDALICTAGPTYVGAWKSLSSETFRKGLEGKLMGQINLVLIGQHYIKPKGSFTLITGALTHEPQRNFANASAANGAVEAFVRAAAIELENGVRINAVSPTVIENSPQYFPYFPGEMPTTMKQLEYGFRKSVFGANTGQIITLH; this is encoded by the coding sequence ATGAAAATCATTATTGTAGGTGCGTCGGGCACTATGGGAACTTACTTAGTAAACGCTTGGGAGCAAGAACACGAAATCATTAAAGCAAGTGCGCATTCGGGTGATATTCAGGTAGATATTACCGACCCAGAGTCTATCGAAAACCTGTTTCAACAAGTGGGGGCGTTTGATGCGCTGATTTGTACTGCTGGCCCAACGTATGTGGGGGCATGGAAAAGTTTGTCGAGCGAAACATTCCGCAAAGGCCTTGAAGGCAAGTTGATGGGACAAATTAATTTGGTGCTTATCGGGCAGCATTATATCAAACCCAAAGGCTCTTTTACCTTGATTACGGGGGCTTTAACGCACGAACCGCAACGCAATTTTGCCAACGCATCCGCCGCCAACGGAGCAGTAGAAGCATTTGTAAGAGCCGCCGCCATTGAGTTAGAAAATGGAGTTCGCATTAATGCTGTAAGTCCGACGGTTATCGAAAATTCTCCACAATATTTTCCGTATTTCCCTGGCGAAATGCCCACGACGATGAAACAACTTGAGTATGGCTTTCGCAAAAGTGTATTTGGTGCCAACACGGGGCAAATTATAACACTTCATTAA
- a CDS encoding cytochrome-c peroxidase: MNKTIICVLAIGLILMSFVLLPQHHWFGQPAYFPKPVYNFSQNPLDSNKIELGRILFYDPILSKNNAVSCASCHSPYNAFAHTDHDLSHGIFDSVGNRNAPALFNLAWQSSFMWDGAINHLDVQALAPISHPKEMGSDIVEVIKKLSASADYKKLFFRAYQDSLITSSKILKSIAQFQLTLVSANSKYDKVKLGKDIFSEQEKKGYYLFQKNCANCHAEPLFSTYHFENNGLPLDTILKDFGRFVITQKPKDKRKFKVPSLRNLSYTYPYMHDGRFSTLKEVINHYASGIETSATLSPQLTKSITLTSNEKVDLIAFLLTLNDKEFVFAPKHQFKNNK, translated from the coding sequence ATGAATAAAACAATAATTTGCGTTTTGGCGATTGGCTTGATTTTAATGTCTTTTGTTTTGTTGCCCCAACATCATTGGTTCGGACAACCTGCCTATTTTCCAAAACCAGTTTACAATTTCTCCCAAAATCCTTTGGATAGCAATAAAATTGAATTGGGTAGAATTTTGTTTTATGACCCCATTCTTTCAAAAAACAATGCTGTTTCTTGTGCTTCTTGTCATTCCCCTTACAACGCTTTTGCGCACACCGACCACGATTTGAGTCACGGAATATTCGATTCAGTTGGCAACAGAAATGCGCCAGCTTTGTTTAATTTGGCTTGGCAAAGTTCTTTCATGTGGGACGGGGCAATCAATCATTTGGACGTGCAGGCTTTAGCTCCCATTTCGCACCCCAAAGAAATGGGAAGTGATATTGTGGAAGTTATCAAAAAATTGTCTGCGTCTGCTGATTATAAAAAATTGTTTTTCAGGGCATACCAAGATTCTTTGATAACAAGCAGTAAAATTTTAAAATCAATCGCGCAATTTCAATTAACGCTTGTGTCTGCCAATTCAAAATATGATAAAGTTAAATTAGGGAAAGATATTTTTTCGGAACAAGAAAAAAAAGGTTATTATTTATTTCAAAAAAATTGCGCAAATTGTCATGCAGAACCGTTATTTTCTACCTATCATTTTGAAAATAATGGCTTGCCTCTGGATACTATTCTCAAAGATTTTGGTAGATTTGTAATTACGCAAAAGCCAAAGGATAAAAGGAAATTTAAAGTACCAAGCCTTCGTAATTTGTCTTACACGTATCCTTATATGCACGATGGCCGATTTAGTACATTGAAAGAAGTTATTAACCATTACGCATCGGGAATAGAAACGTCTGCAACACTTTCACCGCAATTAACAAAATCCATTACACTCACGTCAAACGAAAAAGTTGATTTAATCGCTTTTTTATTAACGCTCAACGACAAAGAATTTGTTTTTGCGCCCAAACATCAATTTAAAAACAACAAATAA